From one Nitrosococcus halophilus Nc 4 genomic stretch:
- a CDS encoding form I ribulose bisphosphate carboxylase large subunit, which translates to MAKKTYTAGVKEYRETYWMPEYTPADTDILACFKVTPQPGVPREEAAAAVAAESSTGTWTTVWTDLLTDLDYYKGRAYAIEDVPGDDESFYAFIAYPIDLFEEGSVVNVFTSLVGNVFGFKALRALRLEDVRFPIAYVKTCGGPPNGIQVERDKMDKYGRPLLGCTIKPKLGLSAKNYGRAVYECLRGGLDFTKDDENVNSQPFMRWRQRFEFVMEAIHKAEAETGERKGHYLNVTAPTPEEMYKRAEFAKELKAPIIMHDYITGGFCANTGLANWCRDNGMLLHIHRAMHAVLDRHPKHGIHFRVLAKILRLSGGDHLHSGTVVGKLEGDRAATLGWIDIMRDKFIKEDRSRGIFFDQDWGSMPGVFPVASGGIHVWHMPALTAIFGDDSVLQFGGGTLGHPWGNAAGAAANRVSLEACVEARNQGRPIEKEGKEILTTAAKNSPELKVAMETWKEIKFEFDTVDKLDVAHK; encoded by the coding sequence ATGGCGAAAAAAACTTATACCGCGGGCGTTAAAGAGTACCGCGAAACTTACTGGATGCCAGAATATACCCCAGCCGATACTGACATCCTGGCCTGTTTTAAGGTGACTCCACAGCCTGGGGTACCCCGTGAAGAAGCTGCCGCAGCGGTTGCCGCAGAAAGTTCCACCGGAACATGGACCACAGTATGGACCGATCTGCTCACCGATCTCGATTACTATAAAGGACGTGCCTACGCTATCGAGGACGTTCCCGGCGATGATGAATCCTTTTATGCCTTTATCGCCTATCCTATCGATCTGTTTGAAGAAGGTTCGGTAGTCAATGTATTTACTTCCCTGGTCGGTAATGTCTTTGGCTTTAAGGCCCTTCGCGCCCTGCGTCTGGAAGACGTCCGTTTTCCCATCGCCTATGTAAAGACCTGCGGCGGTCCACCCAATGGTATCCAAGTCGAGCGGGACAAAATGGACAAATATGGCCGTCCCCTACTGGGTTGTACCATCAAGCCGAAGCTGGGCCTCTCCGCCAAGAACTATGGCCGTGCCGTATACGAGTGCCTGCGCGGCGGCTTGGACTTCACCAAGGACGACGAAAATGTCAACTCCCAACCCTTCATGCGCTGGCGGCAACGGTTTGAGTTTGTCATGGAGGCTATTCACAAGGCGGAGGCCGAAACCGGCGAGCGCAAAGGCCATTATTTGAACGTCACCGCACCTACCCCGGAAGAAATGTACAAGCGGGCCGAATTCGCCAAGGAATTAAAAGCCCCCATCATCATGCACGACTATATCACCGGCGGCTTCTGCGCCAACACGGGCCTGGCCAACTGGTGCCGAGATAACGGGATGCTGCTGCACATCCACCGCGCCATGCACGCCGTACTCGATCGCCACCCCAAGCATGGCATCCACTTCCGGGTGTTGGCCAAAATTCTGCGCCTGTCCGGCGGCGACCACCTGCACTCCGGCACCGTCGTGGGCAAACTCGAAGGTGACCGGGCGGCAACCCTAGGCTGGATTGATATCATGCGGGATAAATTCATCAAGGAAGACCGCAGCCGCGGTATCTTCTTCGACCAGGATTGGGGCTCCATGCCTGGCGTCTTCCCGGTCGCTTCCGGCGGTATCCATGTCTGGCACATGCCCGCGTTGACCGCCATCTTCGGCGATGACTCGGTACTTCAGTTTGGTGGCGGCACTTTAGGTCACCCCTGGGGCAACGCAGCGGGTGCTGCGGCTAACCGCGTCTCTCTGGAAGCCTGCGTCGAGGCCCGCAACCAAGGCCGCCCGATAGAGAAGGAAGGCAAGGAAATCCTAACGACAGCGGCCAAAAACAGCCCCGAGCTCAAAGTCGCCATGGAAACTTGGAAGGAAATTAAATTCGAGTTTGACACCGTTGACAAACTAGACGTGGCCCACAAATAA
- a CDS encoding bifunctional diguanylate cyclase/phosphodiesterase — protein MDHIEKIQGLIKNSYQRMEQLADIVPLLRGGHGDDGSLIRQIESIFNRHGHLLQMVWGVEIASFYSSENELLVSWEQRADTGQVLEWVYAANKTEQPVTGLDCKDKCIQYVAVPLLANNERAGVLLLGRSLADVVLAFHQISGDDVGIITASRLYPRGGIEPSRLLPEWNMRVTALTHAERNLLVLRSVSEDHSLAAVGEQHVWHHHSGREYEVRLIPINGTDGENQAQLVVISDVTSALADIRVATRQSLLGGLIGLLVSEILLLLLLWKPMARLQRVALSLPYLAEHAFEKVRTHLGQSVRRFWGRDEIDVLNNTAITLSYQLEALQAQIRERTRNLAERGDDLARERDFVTGLLNTAQVIILTQNAAGRVVMLNRQGLVITGYSADEIEGRPFNELLAGDKISPEVLQELEELRLGRREQVRVDAGLQCRDGSQRTISWFHSRLLVRSPRDAVVLSVGHDVTEREQAEQQLAWLADHDPLTELFNRRRFQGEFEQILMASKRYKHSGGLLYFDLDQFKYINDTSGHQAGDALLRMVADKLRQVVRASDVIARLGGDEFAVVIRECDADGAVQVARKVRAQLGTLEFPARGRNHSISASIGIALFPLHGTTVHDLMANADLAMYQAKEEGRGGWHLFSSDERVRERMQNRVYWKEQIEQALREDRFLLYFQPVLDICTNTIGHYEVLLRMRDPRGRIISPGQFIPVAEQSGLIHSIDHLVLQKAITKQARLWSQGYKLTLSINLSGRVVDDPELVPILEDLLRTTGVDPSSLMFEVTETAAVADMMAAANLMHKIKAHGCQFALDDFGVGFSSFFHLKQLPVDYVKIDGMFVRQLVENHQDRVFVKALSEIAKGLGKKAIAEFVEDAEALILLREYGVDYAQGYYIGRPAPHIIEAPCSEGKLA, from the coding sequence TTGGATCATATTGAGAAAATTCAGGGGCTTATTAAAAACTCTTACCAGCGCATGGAACAACTTGCCGATATCGTGCCGCTATTGCGGGGAGGCCATGGTGACGATGGCTCTTTGATTAGGCAGATTGAGTCGATATTCAATCGGCATGGGCACTTGTTGCAAATGGTCTGGGGGGTCGAGATAGCGAGTTTCTATTCTTCTGAAAATGAATTATTGGTGTCTTGGGAGCAGCGGGCCGACACGGGTCAGGTTTTGGAATGGGTGTATGCAGCCAATAAAACGGAACAACCGGTTACCGGGCTAGATTGTAAGGATAAATGCATCCAGTACGTAGCGGTTCCTTTGCTTGCCAATAATGAGCGCGCCGGTGTTTTGTTGCTTGGCCGCTCTCTTGCCGATGTGGTACTCGCCTTCCATCAAATCTCCGGCGATGATGTCGGTATCATTACGGCTAGCCGATTATATCCGAGGGGAGGGATTGAGCCGAGTCGATTGTTGCCTGAATGGAACATGCGGGTGACGGCCTTGACCCATGCAGAGCGCAATTTGCTTGTGTTACGTTCGGTTTCTGAAGACCATTCCCTTGCCGCGGTAGGGGAGCAACATGTGTGGCACCACCATTCAGGTCGGGAATATGAAGTTCGTCTGATACCCATTAATGGAACGGATGGAGAAAATCAGGCCCAGTTAGTGGTCATTAGTGATGTGACCAGTGCCCTTGCTGATATTCGGGTCGCGACTCGGCAGAGCCTGCTCGGTGGCTTGATCGGCCTCTTGGTTTCCGAGATTCTGTTGTTGCTCTTGCTGTGGAAACCCATGGCTCGTTTGCAACGGGTTGCCCTAAGTCTGCCTTATTTGGCGGAGCACGCTTTCGAGAAAGTCCGGACGCACCTTGGTCAATCGGTTCGACGCTTCTGGGGTCGAGATGAAATCGATGTCCTTAATAACACCGCCATCACCTTATCCTATCAGCTAGAAGCCTTACAGGCACAGATACGAGAGCGGACCCGCAATTTAGCTGAGCGGGGGGATGATTTAGCGCGGGAGCGGGACTTTGTCACCGGGTTGTTGAATACGGCTCAGGTCATCATTCTGACCCAGAATGCCGCTGGGCGGGTGGTGATGTTAAACCGGCAAGGGTTGGTGATTACAGGCTATAGTGCCGATGAAATTGAAGGCCGACCCTTTAACGAACTATTGGCGGGCGATAAAATTTCTCCCGAGGTGCTCCAGGAATTAGAAGAGCTACGGCTGGGTCGCCGAGAGCAGGTGCGCGTAGATGCTGGGCTTCAGTGCCGGGATGGCAGCCAGCGTACTATTTCTTGGTTCCACTCTCGCTTGCTGGTCCGTTCACCCCGTGATGCCGTGGTGCTTAGCGTGGGGCATGATGTGACTGAAAGGGAGCAGGCAGAGCAGCAACTGGCCTGGCTGGCGGATCATGATCCTTTGACAGAATTATTTAATCGGCGCCGTTTCCAAGGTGAATTCGAGCAAATTCTCATGGCTTCCAAGCGTTATAAGCACAGTGGCGGCCTGCTGTATTTTGATCTCGACCAATTCAAATATATTAACGATACCAGCGGTCATCAAGCCGGAGACGCTCTGTTGCGAATGGTGGCTGACAAGCTACGCCAAGTCGTTCGGGCGAGTGATGTCATCGCCCGTCTAGGGGGAGACGAATTTGCGGTGGTGATTCGCGAGTGTGACGCTGACGGCGCGGTCCAAGTGGCAAGAAAAGTCCGTGCCCAGTTGGGTACCTTAGAATTTCCCGCTCGAGGTCGTAATCATTCCATCTCTGCCAGTATTGGTATTGCGCTTTTCCCGCTCCATGGTACTACCGTCCATGATCTCATGGCCAACGCTGATTTAGCCATGTACCAGGCCAAGGAAGAAGGGAGAGGGGGGTGGCATTTATTCTCGAGCGATGAGCGAGTTCGTGAACGGATGCAGAATCGAGTCTATTGGAAAGAGCAGATCGAGCAAGCGCTTCGGGAAGATCGCTTTTTGCTTTATTTCCAGCCGGTATTGGATATCTGTACCAATACCATAGGCCATTATGAAGTTCTGCTACGAATGCGTGATCCTCGGGGCAGAATTATTTCTCCAGGCCAGTTTATTCCGGTGGCCGAGCAATCAGGTTTGATCCATTCTATCGATCATTTGGTGTTGCAAAAGGCCATTACCAAGCAAGCTAGATTGTGGTCCCAAGGGTATAAGTTGACGCTGTCTATTAATCTTTCAGGACGGGTAGTAGATGATCCCGAATTGGTGCCTATATTAGAAGATTTATTAAGAACGACCGGTGTTGATCCTTCTTCGTTGATGTTTGAGGTGACCGAGACGGCAGCGGTGGCCGATATGATGGCCGCGGCGAATCTGATGCATAAAATAAAAGCTCATGGCTGCCAATTTGCCTTGGACGATTTTGGGGTGGGTTTTTCCTCTTTTTTCCACCTTAAGCAGTTGCCGGTTGATTATGTCAAAATTGATGGTATGTTCGTCCGGCAATTAGTTGAAAACCATCAAGATCGGGTTTTCGTCAAGGCGCTAAGCGAGATTGCCAAAGGTCTTGGCAAGAAAGCCATTGCGGAATTTGTAGAAGATGCCGAGGCCTTGATATTACTCCGCGAATATGGAGTGGATTATGCCCAAGGTTACTATATCGGTCGGCCGGCCCCACATATTATCGAAGCTCCATGTTCCGAGGGGAAGCTAGCTTAG
- a CDS encoding LysR family transcriptional regulator yields MHVTLRQLYVFEAVTRHLSYTRAAEELHLSQPAVSMQIKQLEDNVGLALFEQLGKKIFLTEAGQELYHYSQQISRQLSEVEDVLEELKGSRRGTLTIAVATTATYFALHLLGRFHQRFPGANISLDVTNREALLRHLEENTVDMVIMGKPPESLEVVAEPFMDNPLVVIAPPAHPLVGQRVPLTVLQQETFILRERGSGTRIAMERFFAHLGATITSSMEISSNEAIKQAVQAGLGLGIVSQHTLEKEIALQRLVILDVDSFPIMRHWYIMHRKSKRFTALHQAFKDLVTEEAQGLVRNA; encoded by the coding sequence ATGCATGTAACTCTTCGTCAACTTTATGTGTTTGAAGCAGTGACCCGTCACCTTAGCTATACCCGGGCGGCAGAAGAACTCCATCTGAGTCAGCCGGCGGTGTCCATGCAGATCAAACAATTGGAAGATAACGTGGGTTTGGCGCTATTTGAGCAACTGGGAAAAAAAATTTTCCTTACCGAGGCAGGTCAGGAGCTTTACCATTACAGCCAGCAGATTTCCCGGCAGCTAAGTGAGGTTGAGGATGTTCTGGAGGAGCTAAAGGGAAGTCGGCGGGGTACCCTTACGATTGCTGTAGCCACTACCGCCACTTATTTTGCTCTCCATTTGCTGGGTCGGTTTCATCAGCGTTTTCCTGGGGCCAATATTAGCCTCGATGTGACTAACCGCGAAGCTTTGTTGAGGCATTTGGAAGAAAATACAGTTGATATGGTGATCATGGGAAAACCTCCAGAGAGTTTGGAGGTGGTAGCGGAGCCCTTCATGGATAATCCACTGGTTGTTATTGCCCCGCCGGCACATCCACTGGTAGGGCAGCGGGTACCCTTAACCGTATTGCAGCAAGAGACTTTTATCCTGCGTGAGCGTGGCTCGGGTACCCGGATCGCGATGGAACGTTTCTTTGCCCATCTGGGAGCCACGATTACTTCTAGCATGGAAATTAGCAGTAACGAGGCCATCAAACAGGCAGTACAGGCCGGGCTTGGTCTGGGGATCGTCTCTCAACATACGTTGGAGAAGGAGATTGCTTTACAGCGGTTGGTAATCCTAGACGTTGATTCCTTCCCTATTATGCGCCATTGGTACATTATGCACCGAAAAAGCAAGCGCTTCACCGCCCTGCACCAGGCCTTCAAGGATTTGGTCACTGAAGAGGCCCAGGGGTTGGTGCGCAACGCCTAA
- a CDS encoding ribulose bisphosphate carboxylase small subunit gives MSEMHDYQSSLGDPSSRRFETFSYLPEMDTDQIRKQVEYIVSKGWNPAIEHTEPENAFSYYWYMWKLPMFGETDVDTILAEAEACHKAHPTHHVRLIGYDNYKQSQGAAMVIFRGPMKN, from the coding sequence ATGAGTGAGATGCACGATTATCAGTCCAGTTTGGGCGATCCCTCGAGCCGCAGGTTTGAGACCTTCTCCTACTTGCCGGAAATGGACACGGATCAGATTCGCAAACAGGTGGAATACATTGTCAGCAAGGGTTGGAATCCGGCCATAGAGCATACTGAGCCAGAGAATGCCTTCAGTTATTACTGGTATATGTGGAAACTGCCCATGTTCGGTGAAACGGACGTGGACACTATCTTGGCGGAAGCGGAAGCCTGCCACAAGGCCCATCCCACGCACCATGTGCGCCTGATTGGGTATGACAACTATAAGCAGTCCCAAGGCGCAGCCATGGTGATCTTCCGGGGCCCCATGAAAAACTGA
- the mutL gene encoding DNA mismatch repair endonuclease MutL — protein sequence MVAPSLPRIQLLPPALANQIAAGEVVERPASVLKELVENALDAGAQRIEIESEAGGIGLIRVRDDGCGIHPEDLCLALSSHATSKIRQQEQLLNITTLGFRGEALASISAVSHLSLNSRVVNEEYGWCLRENTAVQPVAHPVGTTVEVRDLFYNTPARRRFLRGEKTEFMHLRATLERLALSHFEVSFRVSYNRRPLFTLPSCLRSPDQLKRIAKICGQAFTEHSLYFKREIEGLRLWGWLGHPEFCRSQTNLQYFYVNQRMVRDRLLTHATRQAYGNRLPPGRHPAYLLYLELPPSQVDVNAHPAKNEVRFREARQVHGFVVRTLTEILEQAESEGAPKPTADAPLSGDAPHGSPLEVPICSQQTGQALQPKPHGTPHKGRLYPVAEAAEHYSPLPRGSRIPSRKGNHNESSLLGQAQALVLGRYLLAENHQGLVLVDLPAARARLAQARLRAAYARDHITRQPLLLPLTFKVSPQQAEWTEQHASELLTLGFGLHRLGPSVVVLREIPASLRELNLEQWLPALLTRLTEQQQEKLEETPLKEIIVSFTGRYPAPTISPPSLQEMNVLLRELEKLYQNEPDLKSKPPWHALPKNKIEEWFAPD from the coding sequence ATGGTTGCTCCTTCCCTTCCCCGTATTCAACTTCTGCCCCCCGCCCTCGCTAATCAGATTGCCGCCGGCGAGGTAGTGGAACGCCCCGCTTCAGTGCTCAAGGAACTGGTGGAAAACGCCTTGGATGCCGGGGCGCAACGCATCGAGATCGAAAGTGAGGCAGGGGGAATTGGGCTCATCCGAGTCCGCGATGACGGTTGCGGTATTCATCCTGAGGATCTGTGCTTGGCCTTAAGTTCTCATGCAACCAGTAAAATCCGCCAGCAAGAACAATTACTCAACATCACCACCTTAGGCTTTCGCGGCGAAGCCTTGGCAAGCATTAGTGCGGTTTCCCACCTCAGCCTCAACTCCCGAGTGGTCAATGAGGAATACGGCTGGTGTCTTCGAGAAAATACAGCAGTCCAACCCGTGGCTCATCCTGTTGGCACTACCGTTGAAGTCCGTGATCTATTTTACAATACCCCCGCCCGGCGGCGCTTTCTGCGGGGGGAAAAAACGGAGTTTATGCACCTCCGTGCTACCCTAGAGCGGCTGGCCCTCAGCCACTTCGAGGTCAGCTTCCGGGTGAGCTATAACCGCCGCCCTCTTTTCACCTTGCCTTCCTGCCTCCGCTCCCCGGACCAGTTAAAACGGATCGCCAAGATCTGCGGGCAGGCTTTTACCGAGCACAGTTTATATTTCAAGCGGGAAATAGAGGGACTGCGCCTATGGGGCTGGTTAGGGCATCCAGAATTCTGCCGTAGCCAAACTAACCTCCAGTACTTCTACGTCAACCAGCGCATGGTTCGAGACCGGCTGTTAACTCACGCGACTCGCCAAGCCTATGGCAACCGCCTTCCTCCAGGACGCCACCCGGCCTATTTACTCTATCTGGAGTTGCCCCCTAGCCAAGTGGATGTTAATGCCCACCCCGCCAAAAATGAGGTCCGGTTTCGAGAAGCCCGACAAGTCCATGGTTTTGTTGTTCGCACCTTAACCGAGATACTAGAACAAGCTGAGTCAGAAGGGGCACCCAAGCCAACCGCTGATGCCCCCCTTTCAGGGGATGCACCTCACGGATCTCCTTTGGAGGTCCCCATTTGCTCTCAGCAAACCGGGCAGGCCCTTCAACCAAAGCCCCATGGCACTCCCCACAAAGGACGGCTTTACCCGGTGGCAGAAGCCGCGGAGCACTATAGCCCCCTCCCCAGGGGAAGTCGTATCCCTTCCCGCAAGGGAAACCACAATGAATCATCATTGCTTGGCCAAGCCCAGGCTTTGGTTCTCGGACGCTATCTGCTGGCAGAAAACCACCAAGGTTTAGTGCTCGTCGACCTTCCTGCAGCCCGCGCCCGCCTCGCCCAAGCGCGCCTGCGTGCTGCCTATGCCAGAGACCATATCACCCGACAACCTTTACTGCTTCCACTCACTTTCAAGGTCTCTCCGCAGCAGGCAGAGTGGACAGAACAACATGCCTCTGAACTATTAACACTCGGTTTCGGGTTACATCGGCTAGGGCCTAGCGTTGTTGTTCTTCGGGAAATACCCGCTTCTCTCCGAGAACTTAACTTAGAGCAGTGGCTGCCTGCCTTGCTTACCCGATTGACCGAGCAGCAACAAGAAAAGCTGGAAGAAACTCCATTAAAGGAAATCATTGTTAGCTTTACGGGGCGGTATCCAGCACCCACAATATCCCCTCCCTCCTTACAAGAAATGAATGTTCTTCTGCGAGAATTGGAAAAGCTTTATCAGAACGAGCCAGACCTTAAAAGCAAGCCTCCCTGGCACGCATTACCCAAGAACAAAATCGAAGAGTGGTTTGCTCCGGACTAG
- a CDS encoding nitric oxide reductase activation protein NorD: MKLSIEDYRQYLEDADPTIHDTFEASFAEAARLMSPAGLHNYLEGARALVQLGRSSDLVITYLQEMPLVVKEVGEEIIQDVVTGAMKLSSMTSGEVIGLLFASLPLVSRRLGDAELLRGYLSLIHQLSAKAPRGLRPMLAHLDQLFEKLTLGGLRRWAMWGIQAHGQDFKALADYFNLASADSLAVLKRERRGTLFVDSHRKLNFYLRALWGRDFFLRPTSGDFETRQGMPVYIEQRVIHLPDAYDDYAELPGVELYRAAAAHAAAHLVYMTQPISAEALSPIQMFFIGVFEDARIEHLAIRQFPGLKQLWLQFHQANPTEETQSNADPVLVRVECLAQALLDENYEVSDPWVMAAATEFRQRFLETPENSQISWDLGVTFYNRLAENAAIPSLRVLESLDIPYRDDNRYIWAFAEQVWHEAEYIPASQRQVRKQVNVMEMINELDCELADDDAQEIWTLESEFFRDGDPIGVSINQLEGKEPVSEPYHYPEWDYQVQLHRPDWVTVLERRQSKGNPDIVANTLLEYRPVANRLKHIIDALQPQGVIRQRHQEEGDDIDINAAIRAMVDLRMGITPDLRINIRYLRKTRDLAVLVLLDLSESTNEILPGTDRPVRQLAQEATSLLGWAIDGLGDPFAIHGFASDGRHDVQYYRFKDFDQPFNDDAKARLAGMQGGLSTRMGAALRHAGHYLQQQPQQKKLLLLVSDGEPSDIDVRDPQYLRQDTKKAVEELHTHGVTSYCLTLDPDADAYVARIFGNNGYTIIDHVQRLPEKLPLLFMGLTR; this comes from the coding sequence ATGAAGCTCTCCATAGAAGACTATCGCCAATACCTGGAGGATGCGGATCCCACCATCCACGATACTTTTGAGGCCAGCTTTGCCGAAGCGGCCCGATTGATGTCCCCCGCTGGGCTGCATAATTACCTGGAAGGGGCTCGAGCTCTAGTGCAGTTGGGACGGAGTTCGGATCTAGTCATCACCTATCTCCAGGAGATGCCTTTAGTCGTCAAAGAGGTCGGTGAAGAGATTATTCAAGACGTGGTCACTGGCGCCATGAAACTTTCCTCCATGACCAGTGGGGAAGTCATTGGACTGCTTTTCGCCAGCCTTCCCCTGGTGAGCCGTCGCCTTGGAGATGCGGAGTTGCTGCGGGGTTACCTCAGCCTTATCCACCAACTTTCCGCCAAAGCACCTCGGGGACTACGCCCCATGCTCGCTCACCTGGACCAGCTATTTGAAAAGTTGACTTTGGGTGGACTGCGACGCTGGGCCATGTGGGGCATCCAAGCCCATGGCCAGGACTTCAAGGCCCTCGCCGATTACTTCAATCTGGCCTCGGCAGATAGCTTAGCGGTGCTAAAACGGGAGCGCCGGGGAACCCTGTTCGTCGACTCCCACCGCAAGCTTAACTTTTATTTGCGCGCTTTATGGGGGCGGGATTTCTTTCTCCGTCCCACCTCCGGGGATTTTGAAACCCGCCAAGGCATGCCCGTATATATTGAACAACGGGTGATTCACCTACCTGACGCCTATGACGACTACGCGGAACTCCCGGGTGTTGAACTCTATCGGGCTGCCGCTGCCCATGCCGCTGCCCACTTGGTGTATATGACTCAGCCTATTTCAGCGGAGGCCCTCAGTCCAATCCAAATGTTCTTTATTGGGGTCTTTGAAGATGCCCGTATCGAACACCTGGCTATCCGCCAATTTCCCGGCCTCAAACAGCTTTGGTTGCAATTTCACCAGGCTAACCCCACAGAGGAAACCCAATCCAACGCTGATCCGGTGCTGGTGCGAGTTGAATGCCTGGCCCAAGCCCTCTTGGATGAAAACTATGAGGTCTCAGATCCCTGGGTAATGGCTGCCGCCACCGAGTTTCGGCAACGCTTTTTGGAGACCCCGGAAAACTCCCAAATCAGTTGGGATCTAGGAGTCACCTTCTATAACCGGTTAGCGGAAAATGCCGCCATTCCCAGCTTACGAGTCCTAGAGAGCCTGGATATCCCCTATCGGGATGATAACCGCTATATCTGGGCTTTTGCCGAGCAAGTTTGGCATGAAGCCGAGTATATTCCTGCCAGCCAGCGACAGGTCCGCAAGCAAGTCAATGTCATGGAAATGATCAATGAATTAGATTGCGAGCTGGCCGATGACGACGCCCAGGAAATCTGGACCCTGGAAAGTGAATTTTTCCGGGATGGAGACCCCATCGGGGTCAGCATTAACCAACTCGAAGGGAAAGAGCCGGTCAGCGAACCTTACCACTACCCGGAGTGGGATTATCAGGTCCAACTTCATCGGCCCGACTGGGTCACGGTACTAGAACGGCGCCAATCCAAAGGAAATCCCGATATTGTAGCCAACACCCTGCTTGAATACCGCCCGGTGGCCAACCGGCTGAAGCACATTATTGATGCGCTCCAGCCCCAAGGGGTTATCCGTCAGCGGCATCAAGAAGAAGGAGATGACATCGATATCAATGCCGCCATTCGGGCCATGGTGGATCTGCGCATGGGCATCACCCCGGATCTGCGGATCAACATCCGCTATCTGCGCAAGACCCGGGATCTGGCAGTGCTGGTGTTGTTGGATCTTTCCGAATCCACCAATGAAATCCTGCCGGGAACGGACCGTCCAGTACGACAACTGGCCCAGGAAGCCACCAGCCTTTTAGGCTGGGCTATCGATGGTTTGGGGGATCCTTTCGCTATTCATGGCTTTGCCTCCGATGGCCGCCATGATGTCCAGTACTACCGCTTCAAAGATTTTGATCAACCTTTCAATGATGACGCCAAAGCGCGCCTAGCGGGGATGCAAGGAGGCCTATCTACCCGGATGGGGGCCGCCCTCCGCCATGCCGGACATTACCTGCAACAGCAGCCTCAACAGAAAAAATTGCTGCTCTTGGTCTCTGACGGCGAGCCCTCCGACATCGATGTCCGAGATCCCCAATATCTACGCCAGGATACCAAGAAAGCCGTAGAAGAGCTCCACACCCACGGGGTAACGAGCTATTGCTTGACCCTTGATCCCGACGCCGATGCCTATGTCGCCCGCATTTTTGGCAACAATGGCTATACTATTATTGATCATGTGCAGCGTCTGCCGGAGAAATTACCGCTCCTATTTATGGGTTTAACCCGTTAG
- a CDS encoding CbbQ/NirQ/NorQ/GpvN family protein, protein MSDREQFLISEEPYYREVHKEIELYEAAYAVRMPLMLKGPTGCGKTRFIEYMAWKLGRPLITVACNEDMTASDLIGRFLLDANGTRWQDGPLTTAARIGAICYLDEVVEARQDTTVVIHPLTDHRRTLLLDKKGELISAHPDFQLVISYNPGYQNLMKDLKQSTKQRFGALDFDYPSADIESEIIAHETGLEQEAASKLVQIAHRGRNLKGHGLDEGISTRLLVYAGQLVAKGIDPKAACQMTLVRPLTDDPDMRDTLDAAVSTFF, encoded by the coding sequence ATGAGCGATCGTGAGCAATTCCTCATTTCAGAAGAACCCTATTATCGTGAAGTCCATAAGGAAATCGAACTCTATGAGGCCGCCTATGCGGTGCGGATGCCTTTAATGTTGAAAGGCCCGACCGGCTGCGGCAAAACCCGCTTCATCGAATACATGGCTTGGAAGCTCGGGCGCCCCTTAATCACTGTGGCCTGTAACGAAGACATGACCGCCTCCGACTTGATAGGCCGCTTCTTGCTTGATGCTAACGGAACCCGCTGGCAAGACGGCCCCCTGACCACCGCCGCTCGAATTGGTGCTATCTGCTACCTTGACGAAGTGGTGGAGGCACGCCAAGACACCACCGTGGTCATTCATCCCTTAACCGATCATCGACGCACCCTGCTCTTGGACAAAAAAGGGGAGCTGATCTCCGCCCACCCAGATTTCCAACTGGTGATTTCTTATAATCCCGGCTACCAGAACCTGATGAAAGACCTCAAGCAGTCTACCAAGCAGCGCTTCGGGGCCCTTGATTTTGACTACCCGAGCGCTGACATTGAAAGCGAGATTATCGCCCATGAGACGGGGCTAGAGCAGGAGGCGGCTAGTAAGCTGGTTCAGATCGCCCACCGGGGTCGCAATCTAAAAGGCCACGGGCTGGACGAAGGGATCTCCACCCGCTTATTGGTGTATGCCGGACAGTTGGTCGCCAAAGGCATTGATCCTAAGGCAGCCTGCCAAATGACCCTGGTACGGCCCTTGACCGATGACCCTGATATGCGCGACACCTTGGACGCCGCCGTCAGCACCTTTTTTTAA